The DNA sequence GAGAAGGGCACCTCACTGCTGCAGGGTTGGTGTGGAATTCCAGGCTCCGCAGATGGTCTCCGCTGATACCCTCCTTGTTACTGGCCAGCACGGATTAAAGTCCCAGCTCCCTACCTGGCCTTCTCTAACACCACCGTGGAGGGGTGTTGGAGAACTTTGTGACAGCTTTGGAACGGTACAAGTGTAAGCTCCCCACTCGACTTTCGCTTGTGGAGGTGAGGGCCACAGTTTTTTCGCTGGTGTTGGGCTGGAGTAGagccattattattttaaagcttGCTAGGCTGCCCCTTTCTTGGTGCTTTGGCTAGAGAGCAGGCTTTTGCTGGGGCTGTTTTTGTCTGCACCCATTGCTATTTCCAGGTTGCCAGCTTCTTCAGCTTCAAATCTGGGATATTTGAGGCAACgagaaaacccagggaactcaccaTTGTCATTCCTTAGGTCCTGCCCGAGGTCACTAGCCTGCCTGCTCTCTTCTCGCCGCCTTTCAGAgtttccatacgtttgttttgTATATGATATCCAGAGCTCTTAGTTATACTAAGCAGGAGGGATAGGGAAGAGTACATCTACTGCACTTTCCCATAGGCAGAACTtttctctaataaatatttaataattaactaAATTAAACTCTGATTATGGTGCTTTCTAAATGCCTAATTAAAGTTTTATATGCTCTCAGGTTGGCTTTTAGAACACTGGTAAGAAAATACAGTTGCGATCTGTGCTATACGCCAATGATAGTTGCTGCTGATTTTATCAGATCTATAAAAGCCAGAGACAGTGAATTTACCACAAACCAAGGTATGTGAAAGCTAGAGTTTGCTGCctttgtaaaactttaaaaacaaaacaacaaaactcaaCACTCTTGCTAATCAGAGACAACACAATTcggagattttatttttaaatctttcagtTTCTTAcggtttttataaatttttaaaaatatgtttttattcagTGCCTTGTAAACTATGGATAATATATCAAAGTTTTAGTCAGCCCCATTCTCTCACCTAGACTATTGGGTTAGATTCCTATCTCACTGCCTCCAGTCTTATCCCATTTCAAACTACCCTCCAGACAGCCCCAAGTGACCTCTCTAAAATGTAAATTTGATCACTTCTTCCTGCTCACAATCTTCCTTAGACTTCTCATCACCTAAaagagtggttctcaaagtgtgatttCCCAGACCAGTTAACATCAGCATTATCtgaaaacttgttagaaatggaaGTTCCAGACTCCACCGCAGGCTTACTGAATCTGAAACTCTGGGTATGTGTCgggcaatctgtgttttaaaaagccctccaggtgattctgagctTGTTAATGATTGAGAGCCACTGACCTAAGGAGTAAAAGTCCAGCACGTGTGGACAATATAGAAAGTTCTTCATGATCTGGCCTCTGAATACGTGTTCTGCAGCtttatcttccattagtttctCTCCATGGCCCACCAACTTTATTCTTCAAAATACTAagttattggggcttccctggtggcgcagtggttgagagtctgcctgctgatgcaggggacacgggtacgtgccccggtcagggaagatcccacatgccgtggagcggctgggcctgtgagccatggctgctgagcctgcgcgtctggagcctgtgctccacaacgggagaggccacaacagtgagaggcccacataccgcaaaaaaaaaaatatatatatatatatatatatgtgtatatatatatatgctaagtTATTTTAAGTCCTTGAACATGCCCTAATCTCTCACACTTCTCTACCTAGAATGTCCTTCTTAGTCAGGCCTATCCCCGCATCCCTATCCCCCTGGGAAAGGACAGTTCATGCTTCTTAATGCTCTAAAACTGTGACCAAGGAACTTGCCTAATTACCCTCCATTCATGTCCTGTCTCGCAAGCCCCGGCTTTTTGTTGTACTTAATCCTACTGTACTGTAATTTCCTCCTCACATgcctgtctctcccactagactgtgGGCTTCTTAAGGGTTGGAATTCTTTCTTGTTGATTTGTATCCTCAGCTTCTAGCACagcattgaaaatatatttgaccaATAAATGGTTGTTAGATTGAAATTTTATAACTCTCTTGAGTTACAAAGGAGAAAGCACCCTACCTACATCCTCAGGAAAAAGCAAATTCTCCTATCCCTTAGATAATCCTGTAAATCAGTGGATTGCCATAGAAATTCTGAGTCAGTAGAACTAGAGCGAtacccagaaatctgcattttggtAAACACCCAGTGAATCTGATACAGGTAGTCCtcaaaaaaaactttagaaaaattaaaatacatctaTTCAGAATTTATAACAcccaaagatgagaaaaatgtgtCCTTTAAAACCTAGGAAAGCTCTGATACATTTGGCTATGTTAAAATTTagacttttatatataaaaaaagagcacagatattctcaaagacaaatgaaaaactggggaaaatatttataatatttttgatgTTTATGATAGCAGAgctaatttctttgttttatttttttaatttaaataatatgaaaaaaggagcaactaaaagaaaaattgtacATACAGAACTACGCAAAGAATATGGAGAGAGAGGctacaaataaaacaatatgcTGTTGCGTATACAGTGTAGGATAAGTTGTAAGGAAATCAGAACTGTCATCCACACTGGTGTATATCTATATTGGTAAACTCTTGAAAGAAGATTTTGTAATGTCTTTCAAAATGTTAGATGCCCGCCCAGCAGTTATACATACTCCTAGGAATTTACTTCATGAATATACTCACAAAAGCATGTATATGGAgtatcttcattgcagcattgtttgcaaGAGCcgcaaatgaaaaataatctatGGTCCACCCATCACAGTGGAATACGCcactaaaaagaggaaaataggtCTGAATACAGGTCCCAGATACATCCGGGGGAAAACACAATATGGATAGCAACGTACATAGAATGTTCACATTTGCTTAAATTTTATAGGTATTCATAAAATTGTTCTAGAATGCAGTAAGTTAATTCCCACCTTTGGGAAAGGGGTCTGTTTGGCAAGAGTGttgtacttttcattttatcaaattttttcctatttgaatTTGTACCAAATCTAAATtgcatgtaatttaaaatattttaaattattttaatgctaTCTTGTTTGAACAGATGCTTCTTAGGCTAAAAATTGTTACTTTATCCTGTACAGACATTAGAATTTGGTATctcgtgtgcatgtgtgtgtgtttctgtgaattttaATGTTGAGCTATTTGTTTTATCAGGTGATTGCCCATTGATTGTTCAGTTTGCTGCTAATGATGCAAGAATTTTGTCTGATGCTGCTCGTATAGTCTGTCCTTATGCGAATGGAATAGACATTAACTGTGGTTGTCCTCAGAGGTAAAGCTCAAAGAAGTTGGAAGAATTTTCAAAAAGATTAGGAAAAACTATGTGAACATGGTAAACTATCATTCTGgtattccaaaaattaaaaagtaaggaaaatagAGATAAAGAACTTGAGCTCTAaataagaagcaagaaaaaataaggaaatattatttaGAAACATACATGCAAAGATATTTTCTGATGGCTACAACAATATATAGACCCTTGACAAGTTTTTGTCTCACCTCAccactagaattttttttatgtGTGGATCTGCCTTGAACCTCATCCATAAGTAATTATGTGAGACTGATGTTTATGGCAAtccctaaaatgtatttttactgCTCTGTCAGACATACTTGCTCTAAACACTATGATTCTATGATTTGGGAGATCACTTGTTTTCTCTTACTTAATTTCAATTATAAGAAAACCTTCTTATAATTACCTTTTCTTCCTATACCATAGTTATTTGGTTGAGTCTGAGTAACTGGGTGTTGATAGGATGTACTTATTTTGACGATAACATCCCTACCTTCCTGGCACTATACTAGATTATCTGTCAATAATTCAAAATGTGTTCAAAGAATAAAATCAAGGTTTTATGTATAGCATAATCCAAATCAGATTAGATATATTTGAATACTCATTAGGAGAGTTCAGTAAGCTGTTTAGTGGTATTGGAATGCTGTAAGCCAAAAATATCTTTCCTCTTAAGATTAATAAAACCTCTTGTTATGTACAATGAACATcaaatttggaattaaaaaaatctgaagtaaTTGCAGTTACAAATACTTAAATCTGTTTTGGTTGAATGACCTTTAATTTTCTCACTTGCCAGTGAAAACCATTTCCCCTAAGTATTTCTTGATCTGGGAACATGTTTTCCCTAATCTCAATACACTTACAAGTGTTGGatctgtgaattttaaaaatctggttccATTCCAGGTTGCTAGgtagagaaataataaatgcactTACTGTGCCTTTAGAATTGTATCTTCTCTTCCAACTGATAACAATTTATTTGTTGCTGTGTTTGCTTTATGAAGGTGGGCATTGGCAGAAGGTTATGGAGCTTGCCTAATAAACAATCCAGAGCTTGTTCGAGACATGGTGAAACAAATAAGAAATCAAGTGGAAAATCCCAGATTTTCAGTATCTATTAAAATAAGGTAAAGGTAATATTTTAATCTACTGGCAAGATAGTCCATTActcaggaaataaaagaatattcctTTTGTCTGAAGGTGTGGAGATGTCTACTCTTAGTAAGTAGGCATCTAGtatatgaaaatgttaaaacatttaGTAAATGAATAGAtaccataatttttatttataatccaAAACAATTTCTTCTTcacatttttagagaaaaattaaaatatccctTTATTATTAAAAACTCTCTCCCAAGAGAAACAACTTTTTCCATGTACTATTTAATTAACTAATGCTAAGAGACATTCCTGATACCAAGAGTAGAAAATAGGAATGATATTTGCACTAAAATTtcacagtgaaaagaaaataaactaaaaattagtCTTTTGGTGACAGGTTAAAAACAAATCTCaagataaattattataattctcCCACTTGCGGATTGGAGCATGCACAGCAAATATTAAGACAGCACCTTTCAGTGCATCTGTGACAGTACTTTGATGAATCTTTCAGTTATCAAAGCCAAAAGAGAGGAGCACTGGGTAAAAGTTATTTGTCATCCTATTGTTATCGATAGTGAAATAGCTAAATTCAGGGTCTTGAATGGGAACTGATTCCTGAACAAAACCTCACTGATAGGGGCACGTGGTGATAATATGATATAGCATAGCTAAACTAAATAATGTAacagatgaaatatttttctatttagtttATTGATGTTAGCATTAAGATTTGTGTGCTGTGAAAAGATAGATATGATTTTGAAATTATAGGATCCATGATGACCTTACAAGAACTGTAGATCTTTGTCGAAAGGCTGAAGCGACAGGGGTTTCCTGGATTACAGTCCATGGAAGAACTGTTGAAGAAAGGCATCAGCCAGTTCACTATGAGGCcattaaaataattaaggaaaatatGTCTATACCTGTAATTGCTAATGGAGACATCAGAAGCttaaaagaagcagaaaatgtgTGGCATATTACTGGGACAGATGGTAAGAAATAAttactttaggttttttttttttaattagcagaaaaattaaaaagtgggggtgggagaataatgttaattattttcctgttttaccatattttcctgttttaccAATTTAAGCCAAGCAATTTACTAAAATGATGTTAATCCATCTACTTAGAAACAACAGAtcattttaattggagtaaattAGTTCAGTTAATTCTCTGCCACCATCTCATCCAGTTAGTGACCACTAGAGCCTATAGAATTCGTGAATCCAAGAGTGGTCATAGGAGCCAAAGAAACCCCAGACTGCTATGCAGTTTCATTATCCCCTTCAACTTTGGCATACCAAGCCCTGTGATACCTATTGCTGGATGAGAGAATGCAGATAAACTTCAAGCAAACCCAATTTATGACAATCCAGATTTACTCTTAAGAAAATCcggaaaactaattttttaatgtagaagtctttaaaatataagaaaaaaagtcttgTGAGTTCATTTACACTTAATTGGTTTATAAAAAATACCAAAATGAATCCTTTGATAAGAATTAGTCTAATACAAGGGCATTGTGAAACCTTgtaaatactttatttttgaatattctCAGTTTGTTTCATTGAGTTTGACCCCATAACCATGAGTTCTTAATGTGTGGACAAACGTGATGTGCTTTAATTTATAGGTGTGATGGTTGCAAGAGGACTCTTAGCCAACCCGGCCATATTTGCTGGATATGAGGAAACCCCACTGAAATGCATCTGGGACTGGGTTAACATTGCTCTTGAACTTGGAACTCCTTATATGTGTTTCCATCAACATTTAATGTACATGATGGAAAAGATAACTTCGAGGcaggaaaaaagaatatttaatgctTTGTCAAGCACATCAGCAGTCTTAGATTACCTTACAGACCATTATGGGATTGACTGGACTCCCtaaattattttctatctttaGTGAAACCACCCAGGGTCACATCTTGGTCTTCACTTTGAATCAGTGGCTCTCAAACATTAGTATAAAAACAATGCActgacagaatttttaaaactcattcttAGACCAtatcctcagagattctgattcagtaaatctCTAGGGTGGACCcaaaatttagttttaaagaaGACCCCAGGTGGTTCAAACATCGACAAACATTGCTCTGAATCCTATTATGGATTTAaaactaagaatttttttcttaaaggaatcatgtttttaacatttttaaataaataaaactttttattttgatactAAAAGTATGACTCATGGTATCTGTAAGTTAACATTAGgtatgttttaaatgaaaataagagaaaagtgtGAACAAATTCCAACATctgtataaaatgaaaaggaacaagaaaTTCTGTATAGAATTGCATTCAGGgcttaaattaaaagtttaaattggAAAATCAAACTGCTACTTCCTAATTCATGAATTACACACCTCAAGGTATTTCTTTAAATTGTATGTAATAGAAGTTAATTAGATGTGatgttttctataatttaaaactaAGATTCCATGAAATTCtttaaatgatattaaatttGTTACATTTCGAGCCTTATAAATCTTTAGAAGATTGAGAGCTTGGTAAATATACCTGTACGTAAA is a window from the Orcinus orca chromosome 9, mOrcOrc1.1, whole genome shotgun sequence genome containing:
- the DUS4L gene encoding tRNA-dihydrouridine(20a/20b) synthase [NAD(P)+]-like isoform X3; the protein is MIVAADFIRSIKARDSEFTTNQGDCPLIVQFAANDARILSDAARIVCPYANGIDINCGCPQRWALAEGYGACLINNPELVRDMVKQIRNQVENPRFSVSIKIRIHDDLTRTVDLCRKAEATGVSWITVHGRTVEERHQPVHYEAIKIIKENMSIPVIANGDIRSLKEAENVWHITGTDGVMVARGLLANPAIFAGYEETPLKCIWDWVNIALELGTPYMCFHQHLMYMMEKITSRQEKRIFNALSSTSAVLDYLTDHYGIDWTP
- the DUS4L gene encoding tRNA-dihydrouridine(20a/20b) synthase [NAD(P)+]-like isoform X2, giving the protein MVLSKCLIKVLYALRLAFRTLVRKYSCDLCYTPMIVAADFIRSIKARDSEFTTNQGDCPLIVQFAANDARILSDAARIVCPYANGIDINCGCPQRWALAEGYGACLINNPELVRDMVKQIRNQVENPRFSVSIKIRIHDDLTRTVDLCRKAEATGVSWITVHGRTVEERHQPVHYEAIKIIKENMSIPVIANGDIRSLKEAENVWHITGTDGVMVARGLLANPAIFAGYEETPLKCIWDWVNIALELGTPYMCFHQHLMYMMEKITSRQEKRIFNALSSTSAVLDYLTDHYGIDWTP
- the DUS4L gene encoding tRNA-dihydrouridine(20a/20b) synthase [NAD(P)+]-like isoform X1, whose translation is MKSDCMQTTTCQERKNDPIEMLHSGQLVKVCAPMVRYSKLAFRTLVRKYSCDLCYTPMIVAADFIRSIKARDSEFTTNQGDCPLIVQFAANDARILSDAARIVCPYANGIDINCGCPQRWALAEGYGACLINNPELVRDMVKQIRNQVENPRFSVSIKIRIHDDLTRTVDLCRKAEATGVSWITVHGRTVEERHQPVHYEAIKIIKENMSIPVIANGDIRSLKEAENVWHITGTDGVMVARGLLANPAIFAGYEETPLKCIWDWVNIALELGTPYMCFHQHLMYMMEKITSRQEKRIFNALSSTSAVLDYLTDHYGIDWTP